One stretch of Novosphingobium pentaromativorans US6-1 DNA includes these proteins:
- the yacG gene encoding DNA gyrase inhibitor YacG, translated as MTRSERKCPICSKPRVAEHSPFCSKRCRDRDLLQWLDDGYALPGPPSFSDIPQDE; from the coding sequence ATGACCCGCTCCGAACGCAAATGCCCGATCTGTTCCAAACCCCGCGTCGCCGAGCACAGTCCCTTCTGCTCGAAACGGTGCCGGGATCGAGACCTGCTGCAGTGGCTGGATGACGGCTATGCCCTGCCCGGTCCGCCCAGCTTTTCGGATATTCCACAGGATGAATGA